The nucleotide sequence ATGCCAAAGCTTGTGATTTCCTTGGTCCGTCTGCACTCGGATGAAAGCCATATGTCCCTTTTAAATACGGGAAATCACGCAGCCAGGCCCCTTGTTCACTGGCCAGCTTGATGCCGTCTCCGACATTTCCCTTGCCGCCGATGCGGATGGCACCGGATAAATGCGGTGCGAAGTTTTGGAGCAAGTCTTCGCTTCTTGAGAAGCCGCCTGACGTGAGCAGCACACCGTTCTCAGCCGTCGCGGTTTCCGTTTTGCCGGCATGTTCAAAAATCACTTGTGAAACACGTCCATCTTCATCTTTACGCAGCCGCTTGACGGACGCCCCGGTTTTAAATGACACAGTGCCGGATTCGGCAGCCGCTCGGTACAAAGCCGTAATGGCCTGCTGCGGAGTGATGGTGTGGCCCCGCGGAACGCTATGTCCGCTCACTGCCTGGACTTTATGAAACTCCACTCCCTTAGAAACAAGCCATTCATATGTTTCCAACTGGCGCTTGCCGTATGCTTCCACCAATTCGGTTTCATTCTTGCCTTCACCGACTGCGAGCATGTCGTCAACCAGGAAACGAGATTCATCGTTGATGCCTTCTTGGTGCTGGAGATCGGTTCCGGCGAACGCCATATAGCGCCCGCTGAGCAGTGAACTGCCGCCGAAATCCGCTTCTTTTTCAAGCACGAGGACAGCTGCTCCCTGTGCAGCCGCTTCCGCCGCCGCACACAAGCCCGCCATTCCCGCCCCGACAATGATCAAATTATACGTTTCTCCCATAGGCTTTACACTGCCTTTGAAGTTAATTCGTTCAACACCTCTAAAGCCGCTTCACAGACTTGCATATCGTGGGAATAATGGCCGCCGCTGACACCGATGCCGCCAATCAATTCATCATTGATTTTGATTGGATAGCCGCCGCCAAAGATTACTAATCGCTCTGTATGGACCAAGCCGTGCAACAACGGCGGATCGTCTTTCAAGCGGTCATACCATTCGTGGGTGGCACGGTTGTACGTTGCTGCAGAAAATGCTTTGTTCTGCGCAATTTCCAGGCTTAATACCGGCGCATTGTCCATTGCCGAAAAAGCTTTCAAGTTTCCGACACGGTCGACGATGGCGATGCTGAAGGGAATGCCCATTTCTTTGCCTTTTTCCGCCGCTGCTTCCAGTA is from Planococcus liqunii and encodes:
- a CDS encoding FAD-dependent oxidoreductase, with protein sequence MGETYNLIIVGAGMAGLCAAAEAAAQGAAVLVLEKEADFGGSSLLSGRYMAFAGTDLQHQEGINDESRFLVDDMLAVGEGKNETELVEAYGKRQLETYEWLVSKGVEFHKVQAVSGHSVPRGHTITPQQAITALYRAAAESGTVSFKTGASVKRLRKDEDGRVSQVIFEHAGKTETATAENGVLLTSGGFSRSEDLLQNFAPHLSGAIRIGGKGNVGDGIKLASEQGAWLRDFPYLKGTYGFHPSADGPRKSQALAFYKGAIIINKFAERFVNESISYKLIGSEALLQPEGITYQVWDQSIMDQGVPGDALYDFDKLLALGLIEKADTLEGLAEIMGVPAGSLKSTINEYNRDIQNGGDQKFGRSTLTHHFGTPAPIGNSPFYTMRTTVAMLATYAGVSVDPSAQVLNAFNEPIEGLYAAGEIAGGFHGAGYMTGSSLGKAAIFGRIAVQAALQKQTVL
- a CDS encoding GlcG/HbpS family heme-binding protein, giving the protein MSEFITAIESKNISLALATKLLEAAAEKGKEMGIPFSIAIVDRVGNLKAFSAMDNAPVLSLEIAQNKAFSAATYNRATHEWYDRLKDDPPLLHGLVHTERLVIFGGGYPIKINDELIGGIGVSGGHYSHDMQVCEAALEVLNELTSKAV